A single region of the Pelobates fuscus isolate aPelFus1 chromosome 4, aPelFus1.pri, whole genome shotgun sequence genome encodes:
- the FAM221A gene encoding protein FAM221A isoform X2, whose translation MERLNFQGAAGAIDDYLEYRRIVGEDDGGKLFTPEEYEEYKKTILPARLQNRLYVSWRSPTGMDCKLIGPETRCFCTHRYKQHKTDFKELPKDRPIHLPCKVSRCPCKSYHYVPLNGSQPIRCRCKHFADDHSVAGDFHCNKCSKCAGFHSSFTCGCTQPAYAHETVVETKEERLAQGKPVGRDVPYAAMGGLTGFSSLAEGYMRLDDSGIGAPSQQFLESPDNGAFHPFLRAYGSQHINQQDRALGIEKQVSDLKISEKDEMAFYEKRYQERLQKEKEEKRRKNVKPPSMPKQ comes from the exons ATGGAGAGACTGAACTTCCAAGGGGCTGCAGGGGCAATAGATGATTACTTGGAATATAGGAG aatTGTTGGCGAGGATGATGGCGGAAAACTTTTTACTCCAGAAGAATATGAAGAATACAAGAAAACAATACTTCCAGCACGACTGCAGAACAGATTATATGTCAGTTGGAGATCACCAACTGGTATGGACTGCAAGCTTATAGGACCAGAGACTCGATGCTTTTGTACTCACAG ATATAAACAGCACAAAACAGATTTTAAGGAGCTCCCTAAGGATCGGCCAATTCATTTGCCTTGTAAAGTGAGTCGCTGTCCTTGCAAATCATATCACTATGTTCCACTCAATGGATCACAGCCAATTCGCTGTCGATGCAAGCACTTCGCTGATGATCACAGTGTAGCAGGCGACTTTCACTGCAACAAAT GTTCAAAATGTGCAGGCTTTCACAGTTCCTTCACTTGTGGATGTACTCAACCGGCCTACGCTCATGAAACTGTTGTGGAAACAAAAGAAGAACGTCTTGCACAGGGAAAACCTGTGGGACGAGATGTGCCATATGCTGCGATGGGAGGGTTGACTGGCTTCAGCTCACTTGCAGAGGGCTACATGAGATTAGATGACAGTGGAATAG GTGCACCCAGTCAGCAGTTTTTGGAGTCACCCGACAATGGCGCATTTCATCCATTTTTAAGAGCATATGGGTCCCAACACATAAATCAGCAAGATAGAG CATTGGGCATTGAGAAACAAGTGTCAGATTTAAAGATATCTGAGAAAGATGAGATGGCTTTCTATGAAAAGAGATACCAGGAGAGG TTGCAGAAAGAAAAGGAGGAAAAGAGACGAAAGAACGTTAAACCACCCAGCATGCCAAAGCAATGA
- the FAM221A gene encoding protein FAM221A isoform X1 codes for MERLNFQGAAGAIDDYLEYRRIVGEDDGGKLFTPEEYEEYKKTILPARLQNRLYVSWRSPTGMDCKLIGPETRCFCTHRYKQHKTDFKELPKDRPIHLPCKVSRCPCKSYHYVPLNGSQPIRCRCKHFADDHSVAGDFHCNKCSKCAGFHSSFTCGCTQPAYAHETVVETKEERLAQGKPVGRDVPYAAMGGLTGFSSLAEGYMRLDDSGIGAPSQQFLESPDNGAFHPFLRAYGSQHINQQDRAALGIEKQVSDLKISEKDEMAFYEKRYQERLQKEKEEKRRKNVKPPSMPKQ; via the exons ATGGAGAGACTGAACTTCCAAGGGGCTGCAGGGGCAATAGATGATTACTTGGAATATAGGAG aatTGTTGGCGAGGATGATGGCGGAAAACTTTTTACTCCAGAAGAATATGAAGAATACAAGAAAACAATACTTCCAGCACGACTGCAGAACAGATTATATGTCAGTTGGAGATCACCAACTGGTATGGACTGCAAGCTTATAGGACCAGAGACTCGATGCTTTTGTACTCACAG ATATAAACAGCACAAAACAGATTTTAAGGAGCTCCCTAAGGATCGGCCAATTCATTTGCCTTGTAAAGTGAGTCGCTGTCCTTGCAAATCATATCACTATGTTCCACTCAATGGATCACAGCCAATTCGCTGTCGATGCAAGCACTTCGCTGATGATCACAGTGTAGCAGGCGACTTTCACTGCAACAAAT GTTCAAAATGTGCAGGCTTTCACAGTTCCTTCACTTGTGGATGTACTCAACCGGCCTACGCTCATGAAACTGTTGTGGAAACAAAAGAAGAACGTCTTGCACAGGGAAAACCTGTGGGACGAGATGTGCCATATGCTGCGATGGGAGGGTTGACTGGCTTCAGCTCACTTGCAGAGGGCTACATGAGATTAGATGACAGTGGAATAG GTGCACCCAGTCAGCAGTTTTTGGAGTCACCCGACAATGGCGCATTTCATCCATTTTTAAGAGCATATGGGTCCCAACACATAAATCAGCAAGATAGAG CAGCATTGGGCATTGAGAAACAAGTGTCAGATTTAAAGATATCTGAGAAAGATGAGATGGCTTTCTATGAAAAGAGATACCAGGAGAGG TTGCAGAAAGAAAAGGAGGAAAAGAGACGAAAGAACGTTAAACCACCCAGCATGCCAAAGCAATGA